In Candidatus Gastranaerophilales bacterium, a single genomic region encodes these proteins:
- the rffA gene encoding dTDP-4-amino-4,6-dideoxygalactose transaminase, whose product MREMIHFNRPNGSELELNNISTAIKSGKICGDGQFTKKCNDWFEKNLERKALLTNSCTAALEMAAILLDAKQGDEVIMPSYTFVSTANAFVLRGIKPVFVDIRPDTLNIDEKLIESAITNKTKAIAPVHYAGVGCEMDTILNIAKRHNLKVIEDAAQGFGATYKGQALGTIGDMGTYSFHETKNIVSGEGGAIILSNADYHERAEIIREKGTNRSKFYRGQVDKYTWVDLGSSFLPSDMIAAYLYAQLEKSEKLNARRLDIWSKYHEFFKRYEANGILRRPIIPAECSHNAHMYYILFNDKELRPKFIDFLKENQILTVFHYVPLHSAPAGKKYCRTATTMEVTDKVSDSLLRMPMFYDLSDNDLEYIFEIAAKFLDKI is encoded by the coding sequence ATGAGAGAAATGATACACTTCAACAGACCAAACGGCTCTGAATTAGAGCTTAACAACATCTCTACTGCAATTAAGAGCGGTAAAATTTGTGGCGACGGTCAGTTCACAAAGAAATGTAATGATTGGTTTGAAAAGAATCTTGAAAGAAAAGCTCTTTTAACAAATTCTTGCACAGCAGCTCTTGAAATGGCTGCGATATTACTCGACGCAAAGCAAGGCGATGAAGTTATTATGCCGTCTTACACATTTGTTTCAACAGCAAACGCTTTCGTTTTAAGAGGAATAAAGCCTGTTTTTGTCGACATTCGCCCTGACACATTAAATATTGATGAAAAACTTATAGAATCAGCTATAACCAACAAAACAAAAGCTATCGCCCCTGTTCATTATGCAGGCGTCGGTTGCGAAATGGATACAATTTTAAATATAGCCAAACGACATAATTTAAAAGTTATAGAAGATGCAGCACAAGGTTTTGGAGCTACATATAAAGGACAAGCTCTCGGCACAATAGGTGATATGGGAACATATAGCTTCCACGAAACGAAAAATATTGTTTCAGGTGAAGGCGGTGCTATTATATTGAGCAACGCTGATTACCACGAAAGAGCTGAAATCATCAGAGAAAAAGGCACAAACCGCTCAAAATTCTACAGAGGACAAGTTGACAAATACACTTGGGTTGACCTTGGTTCATCATTCTTGCCATCAGACATGATTGCGGCGTACCTTTATGCACAACTTGAAAAATCAGAAAAACTAAACGCAAGAAGACTCGATATCTGGTCAAAATATCACGAATTTTTCAAAAGATATGAAGCAAATGGTATTTTAAGACGACCTATTATACCTGCTGAATGCTCTCATAATGCACATATGTACTACATTCTGTTTAATGATAAAGAATTAAGACCAAAATTTATCGACTTCTTAAAAGAAAATCAAATTTTGACAGTATTCCACTATGTGCCACTACATTCAGCACCTGCAGGAAAAAAATATTGCAGAACAGCGACGACAATGGAAGTAACAGACAAAGTATCTGACTCACTCCTCAGAATGCCGATGTTCTATGACCTGTCAGACAATGACCTTGAATATATATTTGAGATTGCGGCAAAATTTTTAGATAAAATATAA
- a CDS encoding DUF1796 family putative cysteine peptidase has product MKEKYDIIYSIGDNCGCAMYLSDHNLRATSGPLDWLVGQKLKDSVELIVSDFKNLLKQNLFIKTQLENSSTHDTYKNTFWDIDFIHDFPVGIPIGDSFSAVEEKYQRRINRFYELIKNKNRVLFVWFSLSSQDSNEEIIDLSKKLNNKFKKEIDLLIIEHDETKALEGIEKIKLNNNITCYKLYAKGKDGNPEQATMGNETICNKIFKNYSLNMSLSNKIKHSILQAICTIGNCFIPSKSLRQKWRSKFKFGS; this is encoded by the coding sequence ATGAAAGAAAAATACGATATCATTTATTCTATAGGCGACAATTGCGGTTGTGCTATGTATTTAAGTGACCATAACTTGCGAGCAACCTCGGGACCTTTAGATTGGCTAGTAGGTCAAAAATTAAAGGATTCTGTAGAATTGATAGTATCCGATTTTAAAAATCTTTTAAAACAGAATTTATTTATTAAAACGCAATTAGAAAACAGCTCGACTCACGATACTTATAAAAATACTTTTTGGGATATTGATTTTATTCACGATTTTCCTGTCGGAATACCTATAGGAGATAGCTTTTCAGCTGTTGAGGAAAAATATCAGAGAAGAATAAACAGATTTTACGAATTAATTAAAAATAAAAATAGAGTCCTTTTCGTATGGTTTAGTCTATCTTCTCAAGATTCTAATGAAGAAATAATAGATTTGTCAAAAAAATTAAATAATAAATTTAAAAAAGAAATAGACTTGTTAATAATTGAACACGATGAAACAAAAGCATTAGAAGGAATAGAAAAAATTAAATTAAATAACAATATTACTTGTTATAAATTATATGCCAAAGGAAAAGACGGCAATCCGGAACAAGCAACTATGGGCAACGAAACCATTTGTAATAAAATATTTAAAAATTACTCTTTAAATATGTCTTTATCAAACAAAATAAAACATTCAATTTTACAAGCCATTTGCACTATCGGCAACTGTTTTATTCCATCTAAATCATTAAGACAAAAATGGCGAAGCAAATTCAAATTTGGAAGTTAA
- a CDS encoding glycosyltransferase family 2 protein — translation MKTISGVINTYNNDETLEECLQSLKDCDEIVICDMHSNDRTIEIAEKYGCKICYHENVGHCDPARNFALSNATSDYSIILDADEVASPDLINNLKKYITENEDAAEGIRIFYNNELLGKVLKSYSKEGILRCFKKGHIHYGTQIHCAPEVSGREIVFGDGKHSYITHKMITDLGEHAAKWNTYTTFEANEKYIANGRTISAKTLIFRPIGEFIKIYFLKKGFLDGLHGFVFAVYAANYKFMVLAKVWEHQLKTAQKTK, via the coding sequence ATGAAAACTATTTCAGGCGTAATTAATACATATAACAACGATGAGACATTGGAAGAATGCCTGCAATCACTAAAAGACTGTGACGAAATCGTCATTTGCGATATGCACTCAAACGACAGAACTATTGAAATCGCAGAAAAATACGGCTGTAAAATTTGCTACCACGAAAATGTAGGACACTGTGACCCAGCAAGAAACTTTGCACTCTCAAATGCTACATCTGATTATTCAATAATTCTTGACGCCGACGAAGTTGCTTCACCTGATTTAATCAACAATTTGAAAAAATATATTACAGAAAACGAAGATGCTGCAGAAGGTATCAGAATCTTCTACAACAATGAACTTTTAGGAAAAGTTCTTAAATCATACTCAAAAGAGGGTATTTTAAGATGCTTCAAAAAAGGGCATATCCACTATGGCACCCAAATCCATTGTGCACCGGAAGTTTCTGGGCGTGAAATCGTATTTGGTGACGGGAAACACTCATATATTACACACAAAATGATAACAGACCTCGGCGAACACGCTGCAAAATGGAACACTTATACAACATTTGAAGCTAACGAAAAATATATCGCTAACGGAAGAACAATATCCGCTAAGACATTAATATTCCGCCCAATCGGAGAATTTATCAAAATTTATTTCTTAAAAAAAGGATTTTTAGACGGCTTGCACGGATTTGTATTTGCCGTTTATGCAGCTAATTACAAGTTTATGGTTCTTGCTAAAGTCTGGGAACATCAATTAAAAACAGCTCAAAAGACTAAATAA
- a CDS encoding metallophosphoesterase: MNKFLQNLIVAFALALFIFFTHNEPSISNTLEFVQVSDIHYSTTRANTTYKLLERSRDILLDVIAQINEMKNVDFVMITGDAIDQPIKSSAEDVFTLLNTMKYPWYMALGNHDTTTSGTLTKQCLLSVVKNYNTKFVFDKWYYSFVPKQGFKVIVLDGAKNSGVSSNGNIPADELSWLDNELKSTNKNDAVIIFMHFPLYEPFPSPHHKIINSDELYKVLDKYNRPIALFTGHYHTTKIKQEGHLLHVSTPSLVCYPDAFRSVKVVNSKKQVEYDIKFHETRLTDAQRRAKMLTFGSSSYYGTDSDRNTVILMDK, from the coding sequence ATGAATAAATTTTTACAAAATTTGATTGTAGCATTTGCATTGGCTCTTTTTATATTTTTTACCCATAATGAGCCTTCAATTTCAAATACATTAGAATTTGTCCAAGTTTCTGATATCCATTATTCTACGACGAGAGCAAATACGACATACAAGCTTCTGGAGCGTTCACGGGATATTCTTTTAGATGTTATTGCTCAAATAAATGAGATGAAAAATGTCGATTTTGTGATGATTACAGGTGACGCAATCGACCAGCCTATAAAGTCTTCTGCAGAGGATGTTTTTACCTTATTAAATACTATGAAATACCCGTGGTATATGGCTTTGGGAAATCATGACACAACGACAAGTGGCACTTTGACAAAACAATGTTTATTATCTGTTGTAAAAAACTACAATACAAAATTTGTATTTGATAAATGGTATTACTCATTTGTTCCAAAACAAGGATTTAAGGTGATTGTGCTTGACGGTGCGAAAAATTCAGGAGTATCTTCAAACGGAAATATACCCGCTGATGAGCTTTCTTGGCTTGATAATGAGTTAAAGTCAACAAATAAAAATGATGCTGTAATAATATTTATGCATTTTCCTCTATATGAACCCTTCCCATCTCCTCATCATAAAATTATTAATTCCGATGAGTTATATAAGGTTCTTGATAAGTATAATCGCCCCATTGCACTCTTTACAGGGCATTATCATACAACTAAAATTAAGCAAGAAGGACATTTGTTGCATGTTTCAACTCCGTCTTTAGTCTGCTATCCTGATGCGTTTCGCTCCGTTAAGGTGGTCAACAGCAAAAAACAAGTAGAATATGATATAAAATTCCACGAAACACGCCTTACTGATGCTCAAAGAAGAGCAAAAATGCTTACGTTCGGAAGTTCAAGCTATTACGGCACGGATTCAGACAGAAACACCGTAATCCTTATGGACAAATAA